One Halomonas sp. THAF5a genomic region harbors:
- the cobT gene encoding nicotinate-nucleotide--dimethylbenzimidazole phosphoribosyltransferase has product MKERIDACAPIAAPDAACAERVGRYLDTLTKPPGSLGRLEALAVTLAGLTGEDVPKVTPPGVVVFAADHGVAAENVSAFPQAVTAQMVANFVAGGAAINVFSRRIGARLEVVDVGVVGELPERGVVRDRVRPGTANLAREAAMSRDEARAALAVGRRAARRAVAAGCRSLIVGEMGIANTTASSAMLAALTGAPVSELVGSGTGVAGEALAHKRAVIEAALVERSPDPDDPLAILAALGGLEIAAMAGAYLEGAAHRLPLLVDGFIATVAALVACRLAPALRPYLIFGHRSHEPGHRLALEALDAEALLDLELRLGEGSGAALAFPLLEAATAMLGEMATFADAGIDGGASP; this is encoded by the coding sequence ATGAAGGAACGGATTGATGCCTGCGCGCCGATCGCCGCGCCCGACGCGGCCTGTGCCGAGCGGGTCGGCCGCTACCTCGACACCCTCACCAAGCCGCCCGGCAGCCTCGGGCGACTCGAGGCACTGGCGGTGACCCTGGCCGGACTGACCGGCGAGGACGTCCCGAAGGTAACGCCGCCCGGGGTGGTGGTCTTCGCCGCCGATCACGGGGTGGCCGCGGAGAATGTCTCGGCCTTCCCCCAGGCCGTCACCGCGCAGATGGTGGCCAACTTCGTCGCCGGCGGCGCGGCGATCAACGTCTTCTCGCGACGCATCGGCGCACGCCTTGAAGTGGTCGACGTGGGCGTGGTCGGCGAGCTGCCCGAACGCGGCGTCGTGCGCGACCGGGTGCGCCCCGGCACCGCCAACCTGGCCCGCGAGGCCGCCATGAGCCGCGACGAGGCGCGGGCGGCCCTCGCGGTGGGCCGACGCGCCGCCCGTCGCGCCGTCGCGGCCGGCTGTCGCAGCCTGATCGTCGGCGAGATGGGCATCGCCAACACCACGGCGAGCAGCGCGATGCTGGCCGCGCTGACCGGCGCCCCGGTGAGCGAGCTGGTCGGGTCGGGCACCGGCGTTGCGGGCGAGGCCCTGGCCCACAAGCGGGCGGTCATCGAGGCGGCGCTCGTCGAGCGGTCGCCGGATCCCGACGATCCACTGGCGATCCTCGCCGCGCTCGGCGGGCTGGAGATCGCCGCCATGGCCGGCGCCTACCTGGAGGGCGCGGCACACCGCCTGCCGCTGCTGGTGGACGGCTTCATCGCCACGGTGGCCGCGCTGGTCGCCTGCCGGCTTGCGCCCGCCCTGCGCCCTTACCTGATCTTCGGCCACCGCTCCCACGAGCCCGGCCATCGCCTGGCCCTGGAGGCGCTCGATGCCGAGGCGCTCCTCGACCTCGAGCTGCGCCTCGGCGAGGGCAGCGGGGCCGCGCTGGCCTTCCCGCTGCTGGAGGCGGCCACGGCGATGCTTGGCGAGATGGCGACCTTCGCCGACGCCGGCATCGACGGCGGGGCATCGCCGTGA
- a CDS encoding sulfite oxidase — protein sequence MTDKTPETRGLHELYAENPEDADRRLWDREVDPVSRRGFLKRSSLLAMAAAVGGSIPFADRMPGGLIPAALAQSEEPFTLEGKEGLTVLNDRPINAETPPHLLDDDITPAKHMFVRNNGIPPEAEGIDVDAWTLEIDGESCETPQSFTIADLKEKFEHHTYQLTVECGGNGRSEYVPSASGNQWTTGAVACPSFTGVRLRDVLEACGIKGDAVYIGYYGADTHVSGDPNKDPISRGVPMEKALEDESLIAWSMNGENLPYLNGHPLRLVCGGWPASVSGKWLQRIVIRNQKHDGTKMAPPSYSVPKHPVAPGTEVPKEDFVTIESMPVKSLVTFPKSGVTQNLGESLAVRGHAWAGDLSVEQVQVSIDFGATWQPAELQPAPNRLAWQRWTAELEFPEPGYYEIWAKATDSEGRSQPMVVPGWNPKGYLNNACHRIAVQVA from the coding sequence ATGACAGACAAGACGCCGGAGACCCGCGGCCTCCACGAACTCTATGCCGAGAACCCCGAGGACGCCGATCGCCGACTCTGGGATCGCGAGGTCGACCCGGTGAGTCGGCGCGGCTTTCTCAAGCGCTCGAGCCTGCTGGCCATGGCGGCCGCGGTGGGCGGCTCCATCCCCTTCGCCGACAGGATGCCGGGCGGGCTGATTCCCGCGGCGCTGGCCCAGAGCGAGGAGCCCTTCACGCTGGAGGGCAAGGAGGGGCTGACCGTCCTCAACGACCGGCCGATCAACGCCGAGACGCCGCCCCACCTGCTCGACGACGACATCACCCCCGCCAAGCACATGTTCGTGCGCAACAACGGCATCCCGCCGGAAGCCGAAGGCATCGACGTCGACGCCTGGACGCTGGAGATCGACGGCGAATCCTGTGAGACCCCGCAGAGCTTCACCATCGCCGACCTCAAGGAGAAGTTCGAGCACCACACCTACCAGCTCACCGTGGAGTGCGGCGGCAACGGCCGCAGCGAGTATGTGCCCTCGGCCAGCGGCAACCAGTGGACTACCGGCGCGGTGGCCTGCCCCAGCTTCACCGGCGTACGCCTGCGTGACGTGCTGGAGGCCTGCGGCATCAAGGGCGACGCCGTCTATATCGGCTACTATGGCGCCGACACCCACGTCAGCGGCGACCCCAACAAGGACCCGATCTCCCGCGGCGTACCCATGGAGAAGGCCCTGGAAGACGAGTCGCTGATCGCCTGGTCGATGAACGGCGAGAACCTCCCCTACCTCAATGGTCACCCGTTGCGTCTGGTCTGCGGCGGCTGGCCGGCTTCTGTGTCCGGCAAGTGGCTGCAACGCATCGTGATCCGTAACCAGAAGCACGACGGCACCAAGATGGCGCCTCCCTCCTATAGCGTGCCCAAGCACCCCGTGGCGCCGGGCACCGAGGTGCCGAAGGAGGATTTCGTCACCATCGAGTCGATGCCGGTGAAGTCGTTGGTCACCTTCCCGAAGTCGGGCGTGACCCAAAACCTCGGCGAGTCACTGGCGGTGCGCGGCCATGCCTGGGCCGGCGACCTCTCGGTGGAGCAGGTGCAGGTGTCGATCGACTTCGGCGCCACCTGGCAGCCGGCCGAACTCCAGCCGGCACCCAACCGGCTGGCCTGGCAGCGCTGGACGGCTGAGCTGGAGTTCCCCGAGCCCGGCTACTATGAGATCTGGGCCAAGGCGACGGACAGCGAGGGTCGCTCACAGCCGATGGTGGTGCCCGGCTGGAACCCCAAGGGCTATCTCAACAATGCCTGCCACCGCATTGCGGTCCAGGTGGCATAA
- a CDS encoding zinc-dependent alcohol dehydrogenase family protein encodes MEKSPMSEMRAMRLHVAGQPLQLERLPLPEPGPGEVRVRVLACGVCRTDLHVVDGELSRPRLPLIPGHEIVGEVAALGEGVTELAIGQRVGVPWLGWTCGACEPCLAGRENLCVRAEFTGYTRDGGYAEHCVADARYCFPLPAEDAQAAAPLLCAGLIGYRTWRLAGGEANRRLGLYGFGAAAHILIQLAVARGQAVYAFTRPGDSEAQAFARRLGAVWAGGSDETPPEPLDAALLFAPVGDLIPTALAAVRPGGAVVSGGIHMSDIPSFPYRLLWEERRLSSVANLTRRDGEAFLALAPGVPIRTETRAYPLEDANRALEDLREGRLSGAAVLIP; translated from the coding sequence GTGGAGAAGAGCCCGATGAGCGAGATGCGCGCCATGCGGCTGCACGTCGCCGGCCAGCCGCTGCAGCTCGAGCGACTGCCGCTGCCCGAGCCGGGCCCCGGCGAGGTGCGGGTCAGGGTGCTGGCCTGCGGGGTCTGCCGCACCGACCTCCACGTGGTTGACGGCGAGCTCTCGAGGCCGCGGCTGCCGCTGATCCCCGGTCACGAGATCGTCGGGGAGGTAGCCGCGTTGGGGGAGGGCGTGACCGAGCTGGCCATCGGGCAGCGGGTCGGGGTGCCCTGGCTGGGCTGGACCTGCGGCGCGTGCGAGCCCTGCCTGGCCGGCCGAGAGAACCTCTGCGTGCGCGCCGAGTTCACCGGCTACACCCGCGACGGCGGCTACGCGGAGCACTGCGTGGCCGACGCCCGCTACTGCTTTCCCCTGCCCGCCGAGGATGCCCAGGCCGCCGCGCCGCTGCTCTGCGCCGGGCTGATCGGCTATCGCACCTGGCGGCTGGCTGGGGGCGAGGCCAACCGGCGCCTCGGCCTCTACGGCTTCGGCGCCGCGGCGCACATCCTCATCCAGCTCGCCGTGGCCCGGGGTCAGGCGGTCTACGCCTTCACCCGGCCCGGCGACAGCGAGGCCCAGGCCTTCGCGCGGCGGCTCGGCGCGGTCTGGGCTGGCGGCAGCGACGAGACCCCGCCCGAGCCGCTGGACGCCGCCCTGCTCTTCGCCCCGGTGGGCGATCTCATCCCCACGGCGCTGGCCGCGGTGCGCCCCGGCGGCGCGGTGGTCTCCGGGGGCATCCACATGTCCGACATCCCCTCCTTCCCCTACCGCCTGCTCTGGGAGGAGCGCCGCCTGAGCTCGGTGGCCAACCTCACCCGCCGCGACGGCGAGGCGTTTTTGGCCCTCGCCCCCGGGGTGCCGATTCGCACCGAGACGCGCGCCTATCCCCTGGAGGACGCCAACCGGGCCCTCGAGGACCTGCGGGAGGGGCGCCTCTCCGGCGCGGCGGTGCTGATCCCTTGA
- a CDS encoding DUF2797 domain-containing protein, whose protein sequence is MAVEPGSPARYVLRAGDARLDLNACLGKPLSLEWTGAIACTHCGRATRKSFAQGHCYPCFKKLAQCDTCIMKPELCHFFEGTCREPDWAERHCFQPHVVYLANASGLKVGITRASQMPTRWLDQGAVQALPILEVDTRQQSGFVEVLFKEQVSDRTNWRAMLKGTTEWLDLAAERDRLLERLGSGLDNLRERFGADAIRVLDQAPLSFEYPVLEFPTKVVSHNLDKTPRVDGTLLGIKGQYLILDSGVINLRKFTGYEVRVAA, encoded by the coding sequence ATGGCCGTCGAGCCCGGCTCGCCGGCCCGTTACGTGCTGCGCGCCGGCGACGCCCGCCTCGACCTCAATGCCTGCCTCGGCAAGCCGTTGAGCCTCGAGTGGACCGGCGCCATCGCCTGCACCCACTGCGGCCGGGCCACCAGGAAGAGCTTCGCCCAGGGCCACTGCTACCCCTGCTTCAAGAAGCTCGCCCAGTGCGATACCTGCATCATGAAGCCGGAGCTCTGCCACTTCTTCGAGGGCACCTGCCGGGAGCCCGACTGGGCCGAGCGCCACTGCTTCCAGCCCCACGTGGTCTACCTGGCCAACGCCTCGGGGCTCAAGGTCGGCATCACCCGGGCCAGCCAGATGCCGACGCGCTGGCTCGACCAGGGCGCGGTGCAGGCGCTGCCGATCCTCGAGGTCGACACCCGCCAGCAGTCCGGCTTCGTCGAGGTGCTGTTCAAGGAGCAGGTCTCGGATCGCACCAACTGGCGGGCCATGCTCAAGGGCACCACCGAGTGGCTCGATCTCGCCGCCGAGCGCGATCGGCTGCTCGAGCGTCTGGGCAGCGGCCTCGACAACCTGCGCGAGCGCTTCGGCGCCGACGCCATCCGCGTCCTCGACCAGGCGCCGCTGAGCTTCGAGTACCCGGTGCTGGAGTTCCCCACCAAGGTGGTCTCCCACAACCTCGACAAGACCCCGCGCGTCGACGGCACCCTGCTGGGGATCAAGGGGCAGTACCTGATCCTCGACAGCGGCGTGATCAACCTGCGCAAGTTCACCGGCTACGAGGTGCGGGTCGCCGCCTGA
- a CDS encoding YeaC family protein, with product MSEMTFDRMIQQMTPSIYASLKQAVSLRKWPDGRMLTAEQTELCLEAVMRYEAENRVPEEERVGYLERRTCGSASSGADVPPELAGLGRDVGRD from the coding sequence ATGAGCGAAATGACCTTCGATCGCATGATCCAGCAGATGACCCCGTCCATCTACGCGAGCCTCAAGCAGGCCGTCTCGCTGCGCAAGTGGCCCGATGGCCGCATGCTCACCGCCGAGCAGACCGAGCTCTGCCTGGAGGCGGTGATGCGCTACGAGGCGGAGAACCGGGTGCCCGAGGAGGAGCGGGTCGGCTACCTGGAGCGCCGCACCTGCGGCAGTGCCAGCAGCGGCGCCGACGTGCCCCCGGAGCTGGCCGGCCTCGGCCGGGACGTCGGCCGTGACTGA
- a CDS encoding rhomboid family intramembrane serine protease, whose product MYRVILLPHDVDTRPLRRALWAHRIGHRITEEGEGQVLWLVDPAQQEAMLGLIERWRRGESLTPEASRAGGAGAAQWLAPFRQVPVTSIALALCLVVFALMALLDDRVVAALTIVPVIVVQGGLAFGDLGEALASGQVWRLLSPAFLHFGWMHLIFNMLWLWYFGRQVEALQGSRRMLTLLLVAGVGANLAQYAAGTVLFGGMSGVDFALLGYVWLMSRRAPRSGFFVPQMLVVFMLGWLVFAMTDMAALVGFGNVANEAHLGGLVVGLALGWYHSGRARRRPS is encoded by the coding sequence ATGTACCGGGTAATCCTGCTGCCCCACGATGTCGATACCCGCCCGCTGCGCCGAGCCCTGTGGGCCCATCGCATCGGGCATCGGATCACCGAGGAGGGCGAGGGGCAGGTGCTGTGGCTGGTCGACCCCGCCCAGCAGGAGGCGATGCTCGGGCTGATCGAGCGCTGGCGGCGGGGCGAATCGCTGACGCCCGAGGCGTCGCGGGCCGGAGGGGCGGGGGCGGCGCAGTGGCTGGCGCCGTTCCGCCAGGTGCCGGTGACTTCCATCGCCCTGGCGCTCTGCCTGGTGGTCTTCGCCCTGATGGCGCTGCTCGACGATCGGGTGGTCGCGGCGCTGACCATCGTGCCGGTGATCGTGGTCCAGGGCGGGCTGGCGTTCGGCGACCTTGGCGAGGCCCTCGCCTCGGGACAGGTCTGGCGACTGCTGTCGCCGGCCTTCCTGCACTTCGGCTGGATGCACCTGATCTTCAACATGCTCTGGCTCTGGTACTTCGGCCGGCAGGTCGAGGCGCTGCAGGGCAGCCGGCGGATGCTGACGCTGCTGCTGGTCGCCGGCGTGGGCGCCAATCTCGCCCAGTACGCCGCCGGCACCGTGCTGTTCGGCGGCATGTCCGGGGTCGACTTCGCGCTGCTCGGCTACGTCTGGCTGATGTCCCGGCGCGCGCCGCGCAGCGGCTTCTTCGTGCCCCAGATGCTGGTGGTCTTCATGCTCGGCTGGCTGGTCTTCGCCATGACCGACATGGCGGCCCTGGTGGGCTTCGGCAACGTGGCCAACGAGGCGCACCTGGGCGGGCTGGTCGTGGGGCTGGCGCTGGGCTGGTATCATTCCGGCCGTGCCCGCCGCCGTCCCTCCTGA
- a CDS encoding metallophosphoesterase, whose translation MQGTLEGYDLIGDVHGCGATLGALLERLGYHQRGGVYRHPRRQVIFLGDLIDRGPRIRLAVTIARRMVEAGEAHIVMGNHEYNALAYCHRAPAGLGRDWLREHTPRHNRIIQETLEQYRDHPQEWEEALAWFMDIPLFLELDGLRVVHACWDPALIDDLRRDHPDGRIDEDFLAASVVPGTRAFRILDRLTRGTHVPLPEGVAIHSGDGFTRRSFRAHFWARHPRTWGDVVFQPDNLPGDLERRALTEEERTRLSYYGPDEPPLFIGHYWCEGIPALPAGNIACLDYSAVKFGRLVAYRWSGEARLDASHFEWIRVPREEEARPQPWEIDFD comes from the coding sequence ATGCAAGGCACTCTCGAGGGCTACGACCTGATCGGCGATGTGCACGGCTGCGGGGCGACCCTGGGCGCGCTGCTCGAGCGCCTGGGCTATCACCAGCGCGGCGGGGTCTACCGCCACCCGCGCCGCCAGGTGATCTTCCTCGGCGACCTGATCGACCGGGGCCCGCGCATCCGCCTGGCCGTCACCATCGCCCGTCGCATGGTCGAGGCGGGGGAGGCGCATATCGTCATGGGCAACCACGAGTACAACGCCCTGGCCTACTGCCACCGCGCGCCGGCCGGCCTGGGCCGCGACTGGCTGCGCGAGCACACGCCGCGCCACAACCGCATCATCCAGGAGACCCTGGAGCAGTATCGCGACCACCCCCAGGAGTGGGAGGAGGCGCTGGCCTGGTTCATGGACATCCCGCTGTTCCTCGAGCTCGACGGCCTGCGGGTGGTGCACGCCTGCTGGGACCCGGCGCTGATCGACGACCTGCGCCGCGACCATCCGGACGGGCGCATCGACGAGGATTTCCTGGCCGCCTCGGTGGTGCCGGGGACCCGGGCGTTCCGGATCCTCGATCGCCTGACCCGCGGCACCCACGTGCCGCTGCCCGAAGGCGTGGCGATCCACTCGGGGGACGGCTTCACCCGGCGCAGCTTCCGGGCCCACTTCTGGGCGCGTCATCCGCGCACCTGGGGCGACGTGGTCTTCCAGCCCGACAACCTGCCGGGGGACCTGGAGCGGCGCGCGCTCACCGAGGAGGAGCGCACGCGGCTCAGCTACTATGGTCCCGACGAGCCGCCGCTGTTCATCGGCCACTACTGGTGCGAGGGGATACCGGCCCTGCCGGCGGGCAACATCGCCTGCCTGGACTACAGCGCCGTGAAGTTCGGCCGCCTGGTGGCCTACCGCTGGAGCGGCGAGGCGCGCCTCGACGCCAGCCACTTCGAGTGGATCCGTGTGCCCCGCGAGGAGGAGGCCCGGCCGCAGCCCTGGGAGATCGACTTCGATTGA
- a CDS encoding NAD(+) kinase, which yields MTTFKNIGLIGRLGSAKVVDTLKRLIRFLEDGGYHVIIEDRTATVLLDHGHPEASRRLLGELCDLVIVVGGDGSLLGAARTLCHSGTLVLGVNRGRLGFLTDISPDELEARVGEVLAGRYELEERFLLDAELYRDGVQVGNGDALNEVVLHPGKAVRMIEFELFLDGQFVYSQRSDGLIIATPTGSTAYALSGGGPIMHPKLDVITLVPMFPHTLSSRPIVIDAASEIRIHIGETNQTYPHISCDGQTRAVAKPDDVLVIRRKPRRVQLVHPLGHNFFEVLRSKLGWSNRLGD from the coding sequence ATGACAACCTTCAAGAACATCGGTCTGATCGGTCGTCTGGGCAGCGCCAAGGTGGTCGATACCCTCAAGCGGCTGATCCGCTTCCTCGAGGACGGCGGCTATCACGTCATCATCGAGGACCGGACCGCCACGGTGCTGCTCGACCACGGCCATCCCGAAGCCAGCCGCCGGCTGCTGGGCGAGCTCTGCGACCTGGTGATCGTGGTCGGCGGCGACGGCAGCCTGCTGGGTGCCGCGCGCACCCTCTGCCACAGCGGCACCCTGGTGCTGGGCGTCAACCGCGGCCGACTGGGCTTTCTCACCGACATCTCTCCGGACGAGCTGGAGGCTCGGGTCGGCGAGGTGCTCGCCGGGCGCTACGAGCTGGAGGAGCGCTTCCTGCTCGACGCCGAGCTCTACCGCGACGGCGTCCAGGTCGGCAACGGCGATGCCCTCAACGAGGTGGTGCTGCACCCGGGCAAGGCGGTGCGCATGATCGAGTTCGAGCTCTTCCTCGACGGCCAGTTCGTCTACAGCCAGCGCAGCGACGGCCTGATCATCGCCACGCCCACCGGCTCCACGGCCTACGCGCTCTCCGGCGGCGGGCCGATCATGCACCCCAAGCTCGACGTCATCACCCTGGTGCCGATGTTCCCGCACACCCTGTCGAGCCGGCCCATCGTCATCGATGCGGCCAGCGAGATCCGCATCCATATCGGCGAGACCAACCAGACCTACCCGCACATCAGCTGCGACGGCCAGACCCGCGCGGTGGCCAAGCCCGACGACGTGCTGGTCATCCGCCGCAAGCCGCGGCGGGTCCAGCTGGTCCACCCGCTGGGCCACAACTTCTTCGAGGTCCTGCGCAGCAAGCTGGGCTGGAGCAATCGTCTGGGCGACTGA
- a CDS encoding EamA family transporter, which yields MGLLVGVTVLWAFSFSLIGVYLAGQVDSYFSVLMRIGLATLVFLPFLRPARLRGGQRLALMGLGAVQLGVMYIFFYQSFLLLSVPEVLLFTIFTPLYIALLDDALFGRFTPFYLLTASLAVLGAAVIRYQGLDSGFWSGFLVVQGANLCFALGQVGYRRLSASLPDALPRHSVFAWFYLGALAVAVPAFLLLGNAGGLPSTGVQWGVLLWLGLAASGLGYFLWNLGATRVDAGALAIMNNLLIPAGLLVNLLIWNRDADLLRLGVGGAIIVGSLWLNEWWLKRRRLSAA from the coding sequence TTGGGCCTTCTCGTCGGCGTCACCGTCCTCTGGGCGTTCTCGTTCTCGCTGATCGGCGTCTACCTGGCCGGTCAGGTCGATAGCTACTTCTCCGTGCTGATGCGCATCGGCCTGGCGACGCTGGTCTTCCTGCCGTTCCTGCGCCCCGCGCGGCTGCGCGGCGGTCAGCGCCTGGCGCTGATGGGGCTGGGGGCGGTGCAGCTCGGCGTGATGTACATCTTCTTCTACCAGTCCTTCCTGCTGCTCTCGGTGCCGGAGGTGCTGCTCTTCACCATCTTCACGCCGCTCTATATCGCGCTGCTCGACGATGCCCTGTTCGGCCGCTTCACCCCCTTCTACCTGCTGACCGCGTCACTGGCGGTGCTGGGCGCGGCGGTGATCCGCTACCAGGGCCTCGACAGCGGCTTCTGGTCCGGTTTCCTGGTCGTGCAGGGCGCCAACCTCTGCTTCGCCCTCGGCCAGGTGGGCTATCGCCGGCTCTCGGCGAGCCTGCCGGACGCGCTGCCGCGCCACAGCGTCTTCGCCTGGTTCTACCTCGGCGCCCTGGCGGTGGCCGTGCCGGCCTTCCTGCTGCTCGGCAACGCCGGGGGCCTGCCCTCCACCGGCGTGCAGTGGGGCGTGCTGCTGTGGCTGGGCCTGGCGGCCTCCGGGCTCGGCTACTTCCTGTGGAACCTCGGCGCCACCCGCGTCGATGCCGGCGCGCTCGCCATCATGAACAACCTGCTGATCCCGGCGGGGCTGCTGGTCAACCTGCTGATCTGGAATCGCGACGCCGACCTGCTGCGCCTGGGCGTGGGGGGGGCGATCATCGTCGGTTCGCTGTGGCTCAACGAGTGGTGGCTCAAGCGCCGCCGCCTGAGCGCCGCCTGA
- a CDS encoding YqaE/Pmp3 family membrane protein produces MDAREYMARKGLDAGRDQERPNTLEEKAWSRAIEAGEQPPRAGTPFDWEDWERHHETLAEGAETLEQKIDHEAHRRALDHEASVGHFTPAAGERVTADDKPAGTATRDTSDAGDAPPAGGGPAPRDPAVPPAPAPRAALYALAVLLPPLAVGLSAGGAMRVVLGLALSLLGWLPGVVYALWWLRRSSP; encoded by the coding sequence ATGGATGCTCGGGAGTACATGGCCCGCAAGGGGCTCGACGCGGGGCGCGACCAGGAGCGCCCCAACACCCTGGAGGAGAAGGCCTGGTCGCGCGCCATCGAGGCGGGGGAGCAACCGCCGCGCGCCGGCACCCCCTTCGACTGGGAGGACTGGGAGCGCCATCACGAGACCCTGGCCGAGGGCGCCGAGACGCTGGAGCAGAAGATCGATCACGAGGCCCACCGTCGCGCCCTCGACCATGAAGCGAGCGTCGGCCACTTCACGCCGGCCGCCGGCGAGCGGGTCACGGCCGATGACAAGCCCGCGGGCACCGCCACGCGCGACACGTCGGACGCAGGCGACGCGCCTCCCGCAGGGGGGGGGCCAGCGCCCCGGGACCCGGCGGTGCCGCCCGCGCCCGCTCCCAGGGCGGCCCTCTACGCCCTGGCCGTGCTGCTGCCGCCCCTGGCCGTCGGCCTCTCGGCGGGCGGGGCGATGCGGGTGGTGCTCGGCCTGGCGCTGAGTCTGCTCGGCTGGCTGCCCGGGGTGGTCTACGCGCTCTGGTGGCTGCGGCGGTCGTCGCCCTGA
- a CDS encoding CBS domain-containing protein — translation MPNKAPTIVREIMSRDCYRVTGRTSVATLAEGLALHRLPGVPVVDERDHLIGFISEQDVMGKVLESSYLGDEPPLVREMMRNEVLSVPATKSITDLAQEMLGAKPKVYPVVEQGRLVGIVTRRDVLSALIRMRHS, via the coding sequence ATGCCCAACAAGGCCCCCACCATCGTGCGTGAGATCATGTCCCGCGACTGCTACCGGGTCACCGGCCGGACCTCGGTGGCCACCCTGGCCGAGGGCCTCGCGCTGCACCGCCTGCCCGGCGTGCCCGTGGTCGACGAGCGGGACCACCTGATCGGCTTCATCTCGGAACAGGATGTGATGGGCAAGGTGCTGGAGAGCTCCTATCTCGGCGACGAGCCACCGCTGGTCCGCGAGATGATGCGCAACGAGGTGCTGTCGGTGCCGGCGACCAAGAGCATCACCGACCTGGCCCAGGAGATGCTGGGCGCCAAGCCCAAGGTCTATCCGGTGGTCGAGCAGGGCCGACTGGTGGGGATCGTCACCCGCCGCGACGTGCTGAGCGCCCTGATCCGCATGCGTCACTCCTGA
- a CDS encoding AraC family transcriptional regulator, with amino-acid sequence MTSAIRQIPLDTAIHHHAHDFHQIVIGLRGEAEFEIEGLGGAISAFTGCIVPANHLHYYVGNGDNRQLILDVPHDAFAVTGHQRDLIQLFDAPRFFALDAALRHYLDFLLQELNLLAPEGRLDALHGERLAGTLLGSLHARLANEPAAPARRLDLAAIDRFIDHHLGERLRVADLAAQACLSEAHFSERFRQSTGISPWQYVMRRRLESARRLVQQSRLPLSEIAARTGFTSQSALSRACRQAFGRPPSQLRRDPGGQLAPPPPALAGSGSGSATAKPLRRK; translated from the coding sequence ATGACCAGCGCCATCCGTCAGATTCCCCTCGACACCGCGATCCATCACCACGCCCACGACTTCCACCAGATCGTGATCGGCCTGCGTGGCGAGGCGGAGTTCGAGATCGAGGGGCTGGGTGGCGCCATCTCGGCCTTCACCGGCTGCATCGTGCCGGCCAACCACCTGCACTACTACGTCGGCAACGGCGACAACCGCCAGCTGATCCTCGACGTGCCCCACGACGCCTTCGCCGTGACAGGCCACCAGCGCGACCTGATCCAGCTGTTCGACGCGCCGCGCTTCTTCGCCCTCGATGCCGCCCTGCGCCACTACCTCGATTTCCTGCTCCAGGAGCTGAACCTGCTGGCCCCCGAGGGTCGCCTGGATGCCCTGCACGGCGAACGACTGGCCGGCACCCTGCTCGGCTCCCTGCACGCCCGACTGGCCAACGAGCCCGCCGCGCCCGCTCGCCGCCTCGACCTGGCGGCCATCGACCGCTTCATCGACCACCATCTGGGCGAGCGGCTTCGCGTTGCCGACCTGGCCGCCCAGGCCTGCCTGAGCGAGGCGCACTTCAGCGAACGCTTCCGTCAGAGCACGGGCATCTCGCCGTGGCAGTACGTGATGCGCCGCCGGCTGGAGAGCGCCCGGCGCCTGGTGCAGCAGAGCCGGCTGCCGCTCTCCGAGATCGCCGCACGCACGGGCTTCACGAGCCAGAGCGCCCTGTCGCGCGCCTGCCGACAGGCCTTCGGTCGACCGCCGAGCCAGCTGCGCCGCGACCCGGGCGGCCAGCTGGCCCCGCCGCCCCCCGCCCTCGCGGGGTCGGGGTCGGGGTCGGCGACGGCCAAGCCCCTTAGACGAAAGTAG